The nucleotide window AACCCATGTAAGTGCTGACAATATAGGATAAACCGCGCTTTAAATCTACCTGTGCCATAGCAATTAAACCAGCCAAAACAGCAGTTAAAGCACCAACGCCAAACACCACATTAGAAGCAATGGGGGATAATTCCAACACAGGCTGTAACTTAATCAAAACATAAGCGCCCGTCGCCACTACAATAGAATTACGCAAAAGAGAAGCAGGTAAAGGTCCTTCCATGGCTTCATCCAACCATAACTGTAAAGGAATTTGCGCACATTTTGCCAAAGGTCCAGCAATCAAACCTAAACAAATTATGGTAAATAAAGTTGGATTAACCTCTGCCGTTTGCGCCCAAATGCCCAAATCCGTATAATTCCAAGTGCCTGAGAGAGGATAAAGGGCAATGACACTCATCAATAAGAGAATATCCCCCACCCGTTTTGTCCAAAATGCGTCTCGGGCGCCGGATACTCCCAACGGTTGTGCATACCAAAAACCCACTAATAAATATGTACCTAAAGTGAGAATTTCGAGGTAAACATAACTAAAAAATAGGGAATTACAAAGCGCCAAACCGCACATTCCCGCCTCAAAGAAACCCATCAAAGCAAAGAAGCGCGCCCATCCCCAATCTATTTCTAAATAGCCTACGGCATATAACTGAGATAGTACATTTAAACCAGTAATTAAAGCCAAAGCGCCCACCGTCACTCCCGACACTAATATATCGAAAGAAATAGTTAAGCCGGGCGCTTCCAGCCAAGTCACCCGAATATCTTGGGGGGGAAGATTCCACACTTGAGAAAGGGCGATGACACTGTGAATAAACGCCGAAAAAGTCATCACAATATTAATATACCCTGCTGGGCGTGATCCTGTATTGCGTAGGATGCCGGGCGCCCAAAGAAGCGCAAATAACCCACCTATCAAGGTATAACAAGGTATAAACCAAATAGTTTCTGTAAAAAAACTCATCATATTTTTTAGTTTTTAATCATGCCGTTATCTAAGTTTGTAGTCTAGACTTTAGTCCTTATTTTCACCATTATTAGAGACATTTACTATTCTCAGGTTCTCCTTTTTTCCGTATTAACCAAAGATTCTTAAACATCATCATTATTTTGATAATTGTTCACTAAATTTAAACTAGCCAATTTTTTCCCTTCATCAAGAAGATAAAGCAAAAAAGTTTGAGCAATTACC belongs to Cyanobacterium sp. T60_A2020_053 and includes:
- a CDS encoding NAD(P)H-quinone oxidoreductase subunit F, producing the protein MSFFTETIWFIPCYTLIGGLFALLWAPGILRNTGSRPAGYINIVMTFSAFIHSVIALSQVWNLPPQDIRVTWLEAPGLTISFDILVSGVTVGALALITGLNVLSQLYAVGYLEIDWGWARFFALMGFFEAGMCGLALCNSLFFSYVYLEILTLGTYLLVGFWYAQPLGVSGARDAFWTKRVGDILLLMSVIALYPLSGTWNYTDLGIWAQTAEVNPTLFTIICLGLIAGPLAKCAQIPLQLWLDEAMEGPLPASLLRNSIVVATGAYVLIKLQPVLELSPIASNVVFGVGALTAVLAGLIAMAQVDLKRGLSYIVSTYMGLVFIAVGTNHATTALLLIVVYSVAMALLYTGMGAIILSNITQDMTQLGGLWGRRPFCGLSLLVGMAGLTAFPPFGGFWMLTRLASEVNPWLRGVVIVVTGLIAFSLTRIFCLVFTGKSKHMATRSPEGLWALVIPMMILMGYTLHLPLIFAQFNLLNLEVNYAIFLTVSTFLGIISSAFIYGNDSRVEMVKLVPDSMQKLFANDLYIQDIYKVTVVGAVNLTAKIANWFDKYIVDGAVNLVGFTTLFGGQTLKYSTSGQSQLYLLSILLGLVFVVLIFSLAG